GCTCTAGTTCTTGTGCTCGAGATGTCAAGCGTTGTTCACGTAAAATCTGTATCTGGGGGGCcgcacgaagcgaaaataaaagatttgacattaatctttaacgtcagATCGTTTATAAGTCTGCGGATTCGTATCCGACCATATACGAttgacataagcgggatcgatttgacatttttacgctcggatttacggttcgtctggccctccagtatCGGTTTGTACCGTGTCCCGTATGATTCCCTGCAATATCGACGAATAACCGGACTGAACCCGTTTTAACTTAGGAAAGTTCGCGCAGAAATCAAGACCTTtcgcataaattaaaacaagtctGCCAGTGATCACACCACGGCTTGTGTGGTGTGATCATTGGATCACCAGGTTGGTTGGTGATCCAAGAAACAAAGTACGCTATGCAAAATATTTCACGGGTATGGTAAGTAATCGCAAGGTTGTCTCATCATTCTAACATTCTGATCTTACCCTTTTGTTGACACCAGACCGGCAATTCAACGCGGAACGGACTCtttgaatggaggaaaatcggAACCAACGTCCGCCAGCGCACGGAAAATCGAAGTTGAAGGTAAACGTCGTGAACGTGGGCTCTTTGAATGGAGTATATGGTATTTTCGAGTCTCAACAAATACGTCAACACCAGGCGCCAGTTCCGTACCGCCAGGCAGTGGGAAACTGGCCGAAAAGCGCGAAATCAACGAGCTGAGTGTACCAACGGAGCACAAACCGCTTCTGACTTCACCATCAAACTCATCTATTTCGCCAGATTCGCAAAGATCCTCGATTCCCAGAGTGTTGTTAATTCTCGGATGAGTCATCCGGACCCTCCACTTAACCGAGGATAGATTGTAATGCGTTCGTGGCAATAAGAATGTAAACCTGACGATTATACGTTCGTCGTTGGGTAACgaaataattttgtatttaaaaaataaataaaaaaataaacaataaaaaataattttactatTATAGCAAAAATACCATAAgctataattttcaacaaagctTTATAGCCATAAAATACAAGTGCCATAAAGTGAGCTTTTTTGACAATCGTCTGTTTTTGCTGTTATTTGCCGTCCGTCGGACGGTGAAACGGACATACCATGGCAGTTGCTCCTTGGGGTGATGCCACTGAAGCTATATTTATCGCCTTATCACTGATATTTTGCaccaatttcatttcaattcagTTTAAAACGACAatcatttcgatttttttctctttatttttaGCTAACTTCATACATTCATCGGATCAACGATTAAATTGAGCTGGATGTTGACTGTCGAATTTCCGCTTTAGTTGATGCCTCTTGCGACCGGCATAGGTTTGACGATCAAACGTCTACGATCTTCGAGCGATTGGTTCCGAAAACGTCCGTTCCATAGATTTTGCTTCGGAAAACGATAAAAGCAACACCACCCGCAGCGCACCCAGAATGAAAGAAATAGTGATGAAAAttagcaaaacaaagaaagccgtttatatatatattttgtCTAAGGCACAAatgcaacaaaaagaaaaggtcaAACTTCTACTGTTTAGTCACGAGAATCATACGAGAGCTAGCTTTTAATCGGAATGTTATTCAACTTATTCCACAATCTGTGATTAGTTACTTGATATGACAAGGCATGGATACTCCGACAACGATCTCTGGATAAGTCAGAAAGCATATTTTCCCTAACAAGCGTTTCTCTTAAAATAAAGGTgagaagaagaggaaaaactCGCTACTAACCTTTCGTTTAGTACTATTGTTTGCAAAGTGTGAAAATACAAGAGAAACAAACAGTAGTGAATAGAATTAGGAAGAAGACTATTTATTTGAAGAGAGCAGCGTGTTCACTGTAATAGCATTATGACAAACATAAATTGGGTGTCAAAAAGTACGCAAGTGAAGAGTATTTTGAAATTATTCATATGTATATACAAAAGAGGTGTTAGGTGAACGTGAAAACGTgaacatgaaaagaaaacacagtTATTCAAATTATTCACTAACGTtatctttccttttttcaagACGGAAGTAACGGATAATCGGATAAAGTTTTGTTTAGTATTTCATTTAATGACAGGAATAAATTGCTAGGATATCTAATAGAATTCAGGTCACAGGATACTCCTAGAGTTATACCTCTAACAGTTACCATCGTTGGGTCTCCTCCATAGATACCCTGGTCCTTGTTGTTCCTGTCCTTCTTATTCTGTTTTATACACGTTAAGATGTAGTTGCTAGTGTGACTCGTGCTATTGGAACGAAAGGCTTATAATAGGTGTGAATTATGAAAAGTGTGAATTCAGCGACTAGTGAACAGCTGAATGTGATACAAGTAGATTCAATGCAAACGAAAGGGaagaaatgattgaaaataaaaaaaaaattaaataagaATATTTGCATGAATTCAACAAAAGCAGAAATAGGATAAACGTTAATAGAAGGAAAGTGCAAAAGGGCCATTGACAGACCAAACAAGCAcgtgaaagagaaaagaaaaggtagAAAGGAGGAAATGGTAAGAGAAAATTGCAtcattgcattgcattgcatCTTATCACAGATTTCTCCTTCGGGTGTCATTTTCATTTATAATCAAATaggaatgatttttttcatgAAGTTGCGAAACATAGAGCTTCTTGttcacaaaaccaaacaaagtgCAAAGTACCGCAAGGAACACGTATGTCTAATCTAGCATTCTGCTTACACCAGTAGACGAAAATTCATCGCACTTTGAGAGATGTATTTGTCATTCAATTCATTTGGTATTGTACGATGTGATACATAAACAGTGTTCAAAGAGAATAGCATTGCACGTTATAGTTCTCCTTGGTaaagtttaatttgttttcgttttgtttgacCTCACAAGTGTTGGCACATTTGATGGCAACACTACTCAGTCTAGCGAGAACGGCGTTCGATGCTTACCGGTAAACACTTGCAAGCACTAGGATCGTAAAGTGATCCGCTAGTGCATTCCTCGGGGCGCGGTAGGCAGTCACAACTACACGTGGCCGGGTTCCACTGCTTCAGTTGGCGCTCCTGGAGGCAGCGGTTGCGCTCCTCCCTATTATTGCACTCACATCGACAGTTGGACGGATTGTAAACCTGCTGCTCGTTGCAATGCGTCTCTTTGATGCGGCATTGACACTTGCACTTGACATGCTCCTCGATCGGTACCAACTCCAGGTGAGAGAAGCGATCTTTCTCATTCGGTCGGTACTCCAAAATTATTACCTTTCGCAAGGACGAATAAGACATAGGAATGAGAGGAAGAACATAAGCGAGAATGTGGAACAATTACCTTGTACAGGATTGTATGTTTGGCTACCGCTTCACAGACGAGCTGGTTGGTGTTGCAGCAACCGCTGCAAAGCTTCACTCGTGTACACGTTGGGTAAAAGTAGTAGCGAGTTCCGGTTAGGTTTTCCGGTCGGAGACTTACAAGTTGCGATTCCGGCTCGCAGgaagccggaaccggattaACTCCAACGTCCCGTCCAGTGTACTCTGTGCACCCAAAGAGTGAAAGTAACGAACAAAAAATGAGTAAGACAATTAGAAAAAGAGAGCCGGGACAAAGAGAGAATTTGTATAGACATTCATGCATTTGTATATGACAAAATGAGAGAGGAAGGACGAAGAGGTGAGACAACATTCGTCATGAAATCTTTTATACGTTCTGAACATAATCCGAGTAACGCACGTCGTTGTCACACAGTAAAAACACATCGTTACAGAAACCAACATAGATtaacattgtttttgttatgttggctTTCGCAATTGTAAGCGCGTATTGGTTTTCAATGACAAATTGTGTACATATTGTCATGGTTTAAATTTTTGCCAAAGATGAATCGACACACAAAATCATCTATACCTTTTTTAAACGCTAAATGTTGACGggaaagttgcattcgaatgtgtttttgttccattgttagcgaatgcggcaacCATTCAGCACATAGCTTTCTGAACCAAATACTTTCGACAAAATtcgaaacccaaaaaaacctAGATCAGAAAGGCCCGATGTCTAGGTACAGGCACACAACGAAATAACGACACAGAATACAAGTAGCCCAAGTTGCAGCAAGCGTCATCCGAGGTAGGTATTATAACACATAAATAGAAGAAAAAGTAATACGCAGAAAATAACACGTTTTACGAACACCAAAATATCCGACGCATACacattataatttttttgtaaacataaGTGTCAGTTAAGCGAGCGGCGAATTCGCCGCACGCCTAACTGTCGGTACGAGTGCGCTACCGGCCACTAGAGCCCGCTCCACAAACGCTGCACCTGCGCGGGACAGCGATCTCGTCTCTTGCGACCTTTCACCTAGGCCGATCGGGTGAATGTCCTtcggcgcgatcgatcggtctAGGCGAGAGCGATCGGGCTGGAACAGAAAAGGGATTTGGATTCCGGACGCGACCGTGGAAATTTTTTAACCGTCTGAACCGCCCGGGAGCTGGGAATTACTATTACTATTTGGAAATTAGTATTTATATAAACAAAAGTTGTTGAATAAAATTAGAACCAGTTTTGAACGAAACACCAatgttgtaacattttttcatttggctataaaacaaaaacggctgatGCTCGAACATTTATCAAATTGATTCTTTATCAGGttgattcttcaattttttatgaaaaacaattttggtcaattgTTCACCACGATTtgtttggcagtagcccattcggtcgagctatttttaagtacattttcgattgtatctggtcctatttcggcaatagcaatttgaatttaggtcttgaggttgtcaataattgctagtttgttcgcgtaaaatatcgattgtggctgtcgctgtatggcactTAGCTCCGACCTGATCAAACCAAATGCAGTCCAAGCTCTCAGCTTCAAtctcgccgaaaaaccaatcaggcaaaatccacaccaaactgtcactcgttgtggatgtattggcttctcttaaacgatgtgtgggttttccgaaccttATACTGCACTGCGaacaatactgcttattaacatagccaccgaggtggaaatgagcttcaatgaaatgtgcttttcaccGATGAGTTGACGACCATGGTAGGTAggtttggaaataaattttccatatttctcaattttctgcaaccaaaatacataaatatacATAAATGTGAAGAATctatttttcaaataaaagttcaagcatcgaaaataTTCAACCGTGTGttttttatagccaaatgaacaagtgcacgcatttttgaccaccctgtagatTAACGTTTTCTGACCACTGGcgaaaacgcaaaaacacGTTACTAATATTTAGTTATTGCCATCATGATAAGTTTcgaaaactttaaataaatcTCCTTGTTTTAGTGTGCAATGATTTTGTCCCTGAGTTTGCAATGCTTCATCCCACCACTGTCACCAAATGCAAATACCTGTAACAATAATGCCTTGCCAAAAACGATGGAAACGATGAGGCATTCAGATTCAGATGCCTCAGATTCAGATGCCTCAAACGGGGTCACACAACTCGAGTCTACCGCAATGCTGACAGTACTTCGAGTTGTTTGCAGTGCGGTGAAAAAGGACATCATCATGCGAAATGTACAGCTGCTGCCAAATGTTTATCGTGCAGGTGGCCGCCCAGTACTCGATAAGTGCAGTACAGTACTAGATAAGGCACCGAAGTGCATAGTGTGCTCTGGCTTACACAACACCTGCCCGTCACGGTGCAATGGAAACACCCAGCAGAAACAGTCAGGGCATTGCAGCTGAACATGACGCATCACCTGTTGGCCTAGGACCTGCTGGTCTAAGCTGTTTGCGACTACGGTAGAAACGTAGCTCGTGTTGGAACTGTACCGTCTgctcaccaacaacaacccttGGGTGGATAATCGCGCAAGGAGACCAGCCATCTTCTCCTGCGACCGTCACCCTGTTCAAGTGCTCAGCAGCGACACCGAAAGACTTGTCGTTGCTTAGATCTGGAACATCGTGTGCTACGCCTCCGCTACGCTACGCTGAACACAGGCACCAGGGACCGTTGTTCTCTCAGAGACAGTATGGAGTCTACTTGAAACATGGATGAGTGGACTTCCACTTGTATCAGGTGCATACGGGGCATAGATATTTCCGAGACACGAGAAAGGTTTTACACGATCCCCGATCCTATGATTGCAGCTGGTGTTCTATAGCGTGGTATCTGCGAAACTCGTCATGTTCTGCTGCCTACAGTttgagcgagagagggagcagCTACTGGCAGATGACTGCCGCGCCCGCAACCCCGCCAATCCCCGTGGAGAGAAGAGTAGCGACGGGTAGCGGAAGACGTGGACGCCGAAGCTAGAGTCAAATAGCGAACGGCGTAACGGAGACAACAGCCTATGGACATAGCTTAGGCTGCCTGGGTGCTCATCAACTCCTAGAAAGCGGTGGAGGATTGACCGCAAACATTGAGCGACCAACCTGCAGTCGAGGATCCGGCGCATTGAAGGCGACAGAAGTTTCGCGATACAACGGGCGGTGATGGCGCTGCTTTCTGCTGAACAGCGGTTTACTCATGCAACCCGGCGCGGTGCTGAACCCGACGAGGATGTCCGATGGTGTCAGGCGCTCGAAGACGCCCAAGCAGACGTGCGTGCTGGAAGGAGAGTGCGACGCAATCAGCGGCAAGCTATGTGGAGGACTGGCCACTAGGGCCGGTGTACTTAGGTAGAGACTGGCTACAGTTTCAAGCTACAAGAAATTTGCTGTGCAGTTGTAGAAAAAAAGCTCAAATGTACAGCAACTATAAGCGCAGACACAACAATCATATTAGTGCATtattggaaaaagaaaaggggaTGAGCAATCGTTTCATGGTCGCATCAGGAGGTTTCCTGTGTGGATATCAGAAAAAAGCATAATTCATAGCATGACTCGAAGAAATGCTAGATCCTGAATGAAATAACATATCTAGGGCATATCATCGTCAAAATGCGGTAAGACCAGCAAAAAATAATGTAAAGATCatggaaaatatgaaatattcGACATTGACAAAAGGAGTACGTTCATTTCTGGGAGCAACACGCTTTTGCAAGGAACTAAACCTCAAATGCGGTAcaaacaaggaaaaaaaaagatcaatCGATAAACCTGATGGAGATGCGAGAAAGTAAATACAATAAAACTATTGGAATGACGAGGATACACGGATGGCCAGAAGAGATGCGGATTAACAGGCTCATGAAAACCGACACACtatttttgtgtattttcgaCTGCTGTGCACAGATCTGCAATGCAGCAAGCA
This window of the Anopheles cruzii chromosome X, idAnoCruzAS_RS32_06, whole genome shotgun sequence genome carries:
- the LOC128277751 gene encoding platelet-derived growth factor subunit A isoform X1, yielding MALKATRSEQLGLLVLVVLVKLGCCNQLADRVGAIIFPEELTDQYDPLTQTYRIDTLAKEKRESPIGPPEIEANEYVVDSGPQDDSPPQHDGDFKELPISYAKQLLELRSSSDLLSLLDPDSFDQRIFMNLGEYTGRDVGVNPVPASCEPESQLVSLRPENLTGTRYYFYPTCTRVKLCSGCCNTNQLVCEAVAKHTILYKVIILEYRPNEKDRFSHLELVPIEEHVKCKCQCRIKETHCNEQQVYNPSNCRCECNNREERNRCLQERQLKQWNPATCSCDCLPRPEECTSGSLYDPSACKCLPQNLWNGRFRNQSLEDRRRLIVKPMPVARGIN
- the LOC128277751 gene encoding platelet-derived growth factor subunit A isoform X2, producing the protein MALKATRSEQLGLLVLVVLVKLGCCNQLADRVGAIIFPEELTDQYDPLTQTYRIDTLAKEKRESPIGPPEIEANEYVVDSGPQDDSPPQHDGDFKELPISYAKQLLELRSSSDLLSLLDPDSFDQRIFMNLGEYTGRDVGVNPVPASCEPESQLVSLRPENLTGTRYYFYPTCTRVKLCSGCCNTNQLVCEAVAKHTILYKVIILEYRPNEKDRFSHLELVPIEEHVKCKCQCRIKETHCNEQQVYNPSNCRCECNNREERNRCLQERQLKQWNPATCSCDCLPRPEECTSGSLYDPSACKCLPLFTSR